In the genome of Pelobacter seleniigenes DSM 18267, one region contains:
- a CDS encoding tripartite tricarboxylate transporter permease — protein sequence MYTGLEGLLQPFMSLSLVGWIAGGTLVGLYVGAIPGLSVTMAVSILISFTFSWDVLPALAVMVGIYTGGVYGGARAGILLNIPGAPAAVASTFDGYPLAKMGMAGQAMGLSTTQAVIGNFLGILILALCAPLISNLALVFQARDYFLLAFMALFLVGNLSEGSMVKALIAAFIGIVVGLIGMDPETGQGRMTFGTLNLLGGIHFVIVMIGTFGISEALMQLQTKAVAVKQSISRITPEWTAVWDNMFLTLRASAIGVIVGALPGTGGDIAALMAYDHAKRTVKNPYPKPFGQGAYQGLIAPEAAANAAIGGAFVPMMTLGIPGDSVTAVLIGALIIHGLRPGPMLMREQPQFFWFVVGSLLIANVFLYVWGMTGIRAFSKIVEIPKPYIIPIIVVLTFVGGYSIQNNITDIYWMIAFGILGYFMKRYDYPVAPLVLGVILTPIIDENFRRGIQLAHGSAPQFFLGMVSNVVPLVILAIMILTVIVSSPKLMVRIKSLWGKTDA from the coding sequence ATGTACACAGGGTTGGAAGGCCTTCTGCAGCCTTTCATGAGTTTGAGCCTGGTTGGCTGGATTGCTGGGGGGACATTGGTCGGCCTCTATGTCGGGGCAATCCCCGGCTTGTCTGTCACCATGGCGGTGTCGATCCTGATTTCTTTTACTTTTTCATGGGATGTTTTGCCTGCTCTTGCCGTGATGGTTGGGATCTATACCGGTGGGGTTTATGGTGGAGCACGGGCTGGGATCCTGCTCAATATTCCCGGAGCTCCAGCCGCTGTCGCCTCAACCTTTGACGGTTATCCTCTGGCGAAGATGGGGATGGCAGGTCAGGCTATGGGGCTCTCTACAACTCAGGCGGTTATCGGTAATTTTCTCGGGATTTTGATCCTGGCCCTGTGTGCACCACTGATTTCGAATCTGGCCCTGGTTTTTCAGGCCCGGGATTACTTCCTGCTGGCGTTCATGGCGCTATTTCTGGTCGGTAATCTGTCTGAAGGCAGCATGGTCAAGGCCCTGATAGCAGCGTTTATAGGGATTGTGGTCGGTTTGATCGGGATGGATCCGGAAACCGGACAGGGGCGGATGACTTTCGGAACCCTGAATCTGCTGGGTGGTATTCATTTCGTCATTGTTATGATCGGCACTTTCGGGATTTCCGAAGCGCTGATGCAATTGCAGACCAAAGCCGTTGCGGTTAAACAGAGTATCTCACGAATTACCCCGGAATGGACGGCGGTCTGGGATAACATGTTTCTGACGTTGCGTGCCTCAGCCATTGGTGTCATTGTCGGTGCCCTGCCGGGAACCGGTGGCGATATCGCCGCGCTGATGGCTTATGATCATGCTAAACGGACAGTCAAGAACCCTTATCCCAAGCCATTCGGCCAGGGTGCCTATCAGGGCTTGATCGCCCCGGAAGCGGCTGCCAATGCGGCCATTGGCGGTGCTTTCGTGCCGATGATGACGTTGGGCATTCCGGGCGATTCAGTGACGGCGGTGTTGATCGGGGCGCTGATTATCCATGGCCTGAGGCCTGGCCCGATGTTGATGCGTGAGCAACCCCAGTTTTTCTGGTTTGTTGTCGGTTCGCTGCTTATTGCCAATGTTTTTCTCTATGTCTGGGGCATGACCGGTATTCGCGCCTTCAGCAAAATCGTCGAAATTCCAAAACCCTATATCATCCCCATTATCGTGGTGCTGACCTTTGTCGGCGGCTATTCCATCCAGAACAACATCACTGATATCTATTGGATGATCGCTTTTGGTATCCTCGGCTACTTTATGAAGCGCTATGACTACCCGGTGGCACCATTGGTGCTGGGGGTCATTTTAACGCCAATCATCGATGAAAACTTTCGTCGGGGTATCCAACTGGCCCACGGCAGTGCCCCCCAGTTTTTCCTCGGCATGGTGAGTAACGTTGTTCCTCTGGTCATTCTTGCGATCATGATATTGACGGTCATTGTTTCGAGCCCGAAGCTTATGGTCCGGATCAAGAGCCTTTGGGGAAAAACAGACGCCTGA